A stretch of the Desertibacillus haloalkaliphilus genome encodes the following:
- a CDS encoding YpzG family protein, translating into MGKDFKRKYQNPFQSPRANPKHAFHQVNGETQQSLHNYVLQVQTRKRS; encoded by the coding sequence GTGGGTAAGGATTTCAAACGAAAGTATCAAAACCCTTTCCAGTCTCCACGAGCAAATCCAAAGCATGCATTCCATCAAGTAAACGGTGAAACCCAACAAAGCCTTCATAACTATGTCCTACAAGTTCAAACGCGTAAGCGATCATAG
- a CDS encoding YfhH family protein — protein sequence MEKRYSQMEEHELRQEIALLNEKAKKAEQMGMVSEFAVYERKMVMAKAYLLDPNDFNPEETYILDEDDNTFTISYLNGTFAWGYRNDQSELEAVPISLLKEKVK from the coding sequence ATGGAAAAACGCTATAGTCAAATGGAAGAACATGAATTGCGCCAAGAAATTGCACTCTTGAATGAAAAAGCGAAAAAAGCTGAGCAAATGGGGATGGTTAGTGAGTTTGCTGTCTATGAACGAAAAATGGTGATGGCTAAAGCATACTTGCTAGATCCAAATGATTTTAATCCTGAGGAAACGTACATTTTAGATGAAGACGATAATACGTTTACAATTTCATATTTAAATGGAACGTTTGCGTGGGGATATCGAAATGATCAAAGCGAACTAGAAGCTGTACCGATATCACTCCTTAAAGAAAAAGTGAAATGA
- a CDS encoding TIGR01777 family oxidoreductase has translation MNIVIAGGSGFIGSALTERLTENGHHVYILTRSTNKRSSSEKVTYLQWLTDTPFSIEEIGKVDAVINLAGESLNSGRWTKERKQRIVTSRETATRKLIELIKTLDHKPPVFINASAIGYYGFSQDEMFTERTQSDQHDFLATVCKQWEHEASKAEDLGIRTVYARFGLVLDKKNGALPQMLTPYRLCCGGTVGSGRQWLSWIHIEDAVRILEFALTNENIAGPLNLTAPHPEQMKPFGQTIATVLRRPHWLPVPSFALQALLGEMSVLVLKGQKVLPEKALTNGYQFQYPHLKGALQHLLR, from the coding sequence ATGAACATTGTTATTGCTGGCGGGTCCGGCTTTATCGGTTCTGCACTGACAGAAAGGCTCACCGAAAACGGACATCATGTCTATATACTAACACGTTCAACAAACAAAAGAAGTTCTTCCGAGAAGGTCACCTATCTTCAATGGCTAACAGATACTCCCTTTTCAATAGAAGAAATCGGAAAAGTTGATGCGGTTATTAACCTGGCCGGGGAATCGTTAAACAGCGGGAGATGGACAAAAGAACGAAAACAACGGATCGTCACAAGCCGCGAAACAGCAACTCGTAAGCTCATTGAACTCATAAAAACTCTCGATCATAAGCCACCGGTATTCATTAATGCTTCTGCGATTGGCTACTACGGCTTTTCTCAAGACGAAATGTTTACAGAACGTACACAAAGTGATCAACATGACTTTTTAGCCACTGTTTGCAAACAATGGGAACACGAAGCAAGTAAAGCCGAAGACCTCGGCATACGAACTGTTTATGCACGTTTTGGGCTTGTATTAGATAAGAAAAACGGTGCACTTCCACAGATGTTGACCCCTTACCGATTATGTTGTGGTGGTACCGTAGGCTCTGGTCGCCAATGGCTTTCGTGGATTCATATTGAAGATGCCGTTCGTATACTGGAATTTGCCTTAACCAATGAGAACATAGCTGGCCCACTAAACCTGACAGCTCCTCACCCAGAGCAGATGAAGCCCTTTGGTCAAACGATCGCCACTGTTCTCAGGCGACCACATTGGCTCCCCGTACCAAGCTTTGCGTTACAAGCCCTATTAGGTGAGATGAGCGTTCTCGTGCTTAAAGGACAAAAAGTTCTTCCGGAAAAAGCACTTACTAACGGCTACCAATTTCAATATCCTCATCTAAAAGGAGCCCTCCAACACCTCTTGCGATAA
- the rlmD gene encoding 23S rRNA (uracil(1939)-C(5))-methyltransferase RlmD yields the protein MKKGQQFPLTIKRLGINGEGVGYFKKQVVFVPGALPNEEVVAEVTKVHPKFAEAKVKKIRKKSPERVAPPCPVYDQCGGCQLQHLSYAAQLREKRDIVRQAFERHADIPMRQLKIKETIGMEDPWHYRNKSQLQVGRQKEKVIAGLYGLNSHHLIDISECYVQHPATNKVTQVVKSILEDLNISIYNERKRHGIIRTIVTRVGFETGDIQLVLITAESKIPKKELLIEEITRRLPEVTSILQNINGKKTSLIFGEETLHLHGEEVIQETLGDVSFELSARAFFQLNPKQTVKLYDEVKKAAKLTGTERLVDAYCGVGTIGLWLAPHVSEIRGMDVILESIDDANVNAAKHGFNNAEYVEGKAEYWLPRWVKEGWKPDVIVVDPPRTGCDQQFLQTVIKVKPKRMVYVSCNPSTLAKDVKQLTKAGFVVESLQPVDMFPHTAQVEVVASLKYQP from the coding sequence ATGAAAAAAGGTCAACAGTTTCCTTTAACGATAAAGCGCCTTGGCATTAATGGTGAGGGAGTTGGCTATTTTAAAAAGCAAGTCGTGTTTGTCCCAGGGGCACTACCAAATGAAGAGGTTGTAGCAGAAGTGACAAAGGTACATCCAAAGTTTGCTGAGGCTAAAGTAAAGAAAATCCGAAAGAAATCGCCTGAACGAGTCGCCCCACCTTGTCCGGTTTATGATCAATGTGGTGGGTGCCAGCTACAGCATTTAAGTTATGCGGCACAGTTAAGGGAAAAACGGGATATTGTCCGGCAGGCATTTGAGCGACATGCTGATATTCCAATGCGCCAATTAAAGATTAAAGAGACTATTGGTATGGAAGATCCTTGGCACTATCGAAACAAAAGTCAGTTACAAGTTGGCAGACAAAAGGAAAAGGTGATTGCTGGGTTATATGGTCTAAATTCGCACCACCTTATCGATATTTCGGAATGCTATGTCCAGCATCCAGCTACAAATAAAGTGACGCAAGTGGTCAAATCAATTTTAGAGGATTTAAATATCTCTATTTATAATGAAAGAAAGCGTCACGGAATCATTCGTACCATTGTGACGAGAGTTGGTTTTGAAACAGGTGACATTCAGCTCGTACTGATTACAGCTGAAAGTAAGATACCAAAAAAGGAGCTGCTAATCGAGGAAATCACCCGACGTTTGCCGGAAGTAACGTCGATTTTACAAAATATTAATGGCAAGAAAACGTCGTTGATCTTTGGGGAGGAGACGCTTCATCTGCATGGTGAAGAAGTGATTCAAGAAACGTTAGGTGATGTATCGTTTGAATTATCGGCAAGAGCGTTTTTCCAACTAAACCCGAAGCAGACAGTAAAGCTCTATGATGAGGTCAAAAAAGCTGCTAAATTAACCGGCACTGAAAGGTTAGTGGATGCCTACTGCGGAGTGGGTACGATTGGGCTTTGGTTAGCTCCACATGTCTCGGAAATTCGTGGCATGGATGTGATTTTAGAATCGATTGATGATGCCAATGTGAATGCTGCGAAACATGGCTTCAACAATGCTGAATATGTAGAGGGCAAAGCTGAGTACTGGTTACCAAGATGGGTGAAAGAAGGATGGAAACCTGATGTGATTGTCGTAGATCCGCCCCGCACAGGCTGTGATCAGCAGTTTCTACAAACTGTGATTAAGGTGAAGCCAAAACGAATGGTTTATGTGTCTTGTAACCCCTCGACATTAGCAAAGGATGTGAAGCAGCTGACTAAAGCTGGTTTTGTTGTCGAGTCTTTGCAGCCTGTTGATATGTTCCCGCATACGGCTCAGGTTGAAGTCGTTGCATCGTTGAAATACCAGCCGTAA
- the sspK gene encoding small, acid-soluble spore protein K: protein MRNKEKGFPNRISFSDPRARAEYSSKRANGTIQTQPQERMNHANHHREQ, encoded by the coding sequence ATGCGCAACAAAGAAAAAGGCTTTCCTAATCGGATCAGCTTCTCGGATCCGCGGGCGCGAGCTGAATACTCATCAAAACGTGCCAATGGTACGATTCAGACTCAGCCTCAGGAGCGAATGAATCATGCAAATCATCACCGAGAACAGTAG
- a CDS encoding chromate transporter, producing MEQGKLFLAFFRVGLLGYGGGPASIPLVHKEVVEKYKWMDAEEFTDILAIGNTLPGPIATKMAGYIGYRVAGVLGMINAIIATVVPTIGLLILLLTSLASFSDQAWVQGMTKAVVPVVGVMMAVLTWDFFEKAKAGLGWLKSGVLFLLSFVSIGLIDVHPGIIIVTLLLIALYGPVRGMEGGER from the coding sequence ATGGAGCAGGGGAAACTCTTTTTGGCTTTTTTTCGAGTCGGGTTGTTGGGCTATGGCGGTGGACCAGCCTCAATCCCACTCGTCCATAAGGAAGTAGTAGAGAAATATAAGTGGATGGATGCTGAGGAATTTACCGATATTCTCGCCATTGGGAATACATTGCCTGGACCGATCGCTACGAAAATGGCAGGGTATATCGGTTATCGTGTCGCGGGTGTTCTCGGCATGATCAATGCAATTATTGCGACAGTCGTGCCAACGATTGGCTTATTAATTCTTTTGTTAACCTCTCTTGCTTCCTTTAGCGATCAAGCATGGGTACAAGGGATGACAAAAGCTGTTGTACCTGTTGTTGGTGTGATGATGGCAGTGCTGACGTGGGATTTTTTTGAGAAGGCAAAGGCTGGTTTAGGTTGGCTGAAGAGTGGTGTTCTCTTTCTTTTAAGCTTTGTCTCTATAGGCCTTATCGATGTACACCCAGGGATTATTATCGTCACTCTACTGCTCATCGCCTTATATGGACCAGTGAGAGGGATGGAAGGGGGAGAAAGATGA
- the mutY gene encoding A/G-specific adenine glycosylase: MLVSNEQLEDFNIRQFQKDLVTWFEENKRDLPWRENQDPYRVWVSEIMLQQTRVDTVIPYYQQFMEKFPTIDALAEAEEQQVLKAWEGLGYYSRVRNLQTAVREVSEHYGGQVPDTKKEISKLKGVGPYTAGAILSIAYGKPEPAVDGNVMRVLSRILLIKEDIAKQKTRKLFEDVTTSLISADKPSEFNQGLMELGALICTPKSPGCLICPVQAHCRAYQEGIQEQLPVKAKKKKPKGKQLVAAVIENEWGQVLIHRRPSEGLLARLWEFPNTEAGSADQKQVLKDFLTEHYGVNVTVGKKVQTVEHVFSHLVWNISVYQTELLNEGNESDELRWVSKTEIGQYPFPVSHQKIIEQNVK; encoded by the coding sequence ATGCTTGTGAGTAATGAACAACTAGAGGATTTTAATATTCGTCAATTTCAAAAGGATTTAGTAACTTGGTTTGAAGAGAATAAACGAGATTTACCATGGAGAGAAAATCAAGATCCATATCGTGTCTGGGTATCGGAAATCATGTTACAACAAACGAGAGTTGATACAGTGATTCCTTATTATCAGCAGTTTATGGAGAAGTTCCCGACAATTGATGCCTTAGCAGAGGCAGAAGAACAGCAAGTCCTAAAGGCTTGGGAAGGATTAGGTTATTATTCTCGCGTGCGTAACTTGCAAACGGCTGTCCGAGAAGTGTCTGAGCACTATGGTGGTCAGGTTCCTGATACGAAAAAAGAGATTTCAAAATTAAAAGGCGTTGGACCTTATACAGCTGGTGCGATTTTGAGCATCGCTTATGGCAAACCTGAACCAGCTGTCGATGGCAATGTAATGCGGGTTCTCTCGAGAATTTTATTAATAAAGGAAGATATTGCAAAACAAAAGACGAGAAAATTATTTGAAGATGTAACCACTAGCCTCATTTCTGCAGATAAACCATCAGAGTTTAACCAAGGATTAATGGAGCTTGGAGCGTTAATTTGTACACCGAAATCACCAGGTTGTTTAATCTGTCCGGTTCAAGCCCATTGTCGAGCGTACCAAGAAGGTATTCAGGAACAACTCCCAGTAAAAGCGAAGAAGAAGAAACCAAAAGGGAAACAATTGGTAGCTGCGGTGATTGAAAATGAATGGGGACAAGTATTAATTCATCGTCGTCCTAGTGAAGGATTGTTAGCACGATTGTGGGAGTTTCCGAATACGGAAGCAGGTAGTGCTGATCAGAAGCAAGTCCTAAAAGATTTTCTGACCGAACATTATGGTGTAAATGTCACTGTTGGAAAAAAGGTACAGACAGTTGAACATGTTTTTTCACATTTAGTTTGGAACATCTCTGTTTATCAAACTGAATTATTAAATGAAGGCAATGAGAGTGATGAGTTGAGATGGGTAAGTAAAACGGAGATTGGTCAATACCCATTTCCGGTTTCCCATCAAAAAATCATTGAACAAAACGTCAAATAA
- the recX gene encoding recombination regulator RecX → MVVITKITTQKKNTERFNIFIDRGSGEEFGFSVDQDVLIKHHLKKGVKLSEEQLRDIFYDDGVKKAFNLAINYLSYRMRTKKEISQYLAGKEIEPAVIDEVIVKLNDYRYIDDLAFANAFVRSRMNTTAKGPRVIRQELIEKGITNKDIEKSLTQYPLGQQIETAVRLLEKKSNQYARLSEKALKAKLSEVLASKGFSMEVIHQAIAQVEIEKDEGEEWEALLIQANKVKKRYAKYDGYEYKQRMKQFLYRKGFPLDLIDRYLKCED, encoded by the coding sequence GTGGTAGTAATTACAAAAATCACAACACAAAAAAAGAACACCGAGCGTTTTAATATTTTTATTGATCGCGGCAGTGGTGAGGAGTTTGGGTTTAGTGTTGATCAGGATGTTTTAATCAAGCACCATTTAAAAAAAGGAGTCAAACTTTCCGAAGAGCAGTTACGGGATATTTTTTATGACGATGGTGTTAAGAAAGCATTTAATTTAGCGATCAATTACTTATCTTATCGGATGCGAACCAAAAAAGAGATTAGCCAGTATTTAGCAGGCAAAGAAATTGAGCCGGCTGTTATTGATGAGGTGATCGTAAAACTAAACGACTATCGTTATATTGATGATTTAGCTTTTGCAAATGCGTTTGTACGAAGCCGCATGAATACCACGGCTAAAGGGCCGCGAGTGATACGACAAGAATTAATTGAAAAAGGAATTACAAATAAAGACATTGAAAAAAGCTTAACTCAGTACCCTCTGGGGCAACAAATCGAAACGGCTGTCCGATTGTTAGAAAAAAAATCAAACCAATATGCACGCTTATCAGAAAAAGCCTTAAAAGCAAAGCTTTCGGAGGTTTTGGCAAGTAAAGGCTTTTCAATGGAAGTAATCCACCAAGCGATAGCACAGGTTGAAATTGAAAAAGACGAGGGTGAAGAATGGGAGGCATTACTCATTCAAGCGAATAAGGTAAAAAAGCGTTATGCTAAATATGACGGTTATGAATATAAACAGCGGATGAAACAGTTTTTGTATCGGAAAGGTTTTCCGCTTGATTTGATTGATCGCTATTTGAAGTGTGAAGATTGA
- a CDS encoding metal-dependent hydrolase, giving the protein MDTGTHVVMGIAIGGLATLDPVVANDPIVRQTVMIGAIIGSQAPDFDTILKLRNNAVYIRNHRGVTHSIPAVMLWPLLITGGIALFEPETNLLHLWLWTFLAVILHVFVDIFNAYGTQALSPFNKKWIALGVINIFDPFIFITHLIAIVLWRYGADPGLTFLTLYIMLIFYYIWRFKARNNVIAHAQRLASDATHIFISPTFKWNQWHLVIRTPEIMQVAESRNHTINFFESYPFEPIPNIPIIEAAKKDSNLAAFLSFSPAYRWEVEEKEDYHEVRFIDLRYRSKGHYPFVAIVQLDDDYNIISSYTGWVFSEETLQKKLEIATQ; this is encoded by the coding sequence ATGGATACAGGAACCCATGTCGTTATGGGGATTGCTATCGGCGGACTTGCTACACTTGATCCAGTCGTAGCGAATGATCCGATCGTAAGACAAACCGTGATGATTGGCGCTATTATTGGGTCACAAGCTCCCGATTTTGATACGATTTTAAAATTAAGAAATAACGCCGTCTATATACGAAACCACCGTGGAGTGACTCATTCGATTCCAGCAGTCATGCTCTGGCCACTTTTAATTACAGGTGGCATTGCACTGTTTGAACCGGAGACAAACCTACTCCACCTCTGGCTTTGGACGTTTTTAGCTGTGATTTTACATGTTTTTGTTGATATTTTTAATGCGTACGGGACTCAGGCTCTTTCACCATTTAATAAAAAGTGGATCGCGCTTGGGGTCATCAACATCTTTGATCCATTTATATTCATTACCCATTTGATCGCGATTGTACTCTGGCGATATGGTGCAGATCCTGGTTTGACCTTTCTAACCCTATACATCATGTTAATTTTTTATTACATTTGGCGGTTCAAAGCGCGAAACAATGTGATTGCTCATGCACAGCGGCTTGCTTCAGATGCAACACATATTTTTATTTCACCGACATTTAAATGGAATCAATGGCATTTAGTCATACGCACACCAGAGATTATGCAAGTCGCCGAATCTCGAAACCATACGATTAACTTTTTTGAAAGCTATCCATTTGAACCGATACCGAATATCCCGATTATTGAAGCCGCCAAAAAAGATTCAAACTTGGCAGCCTTCCTTTCATTCTCGCCCGCCTATCGCTGGGAAGTTGAGGAGAAAGAGGACTATCACGAGGTACGATTTATCGATTTGCGCTATCGCAGTAAAGGGCATTATCCATTTGTCGCGATTGTCCAACTTGATGATGACTATAATATTATTAGTTCATACACCGGTTGGGTGTTTAGTGAAGAAACATTGCAAAAGAAATTAGAAATCGCCACGCAATAA
- a CDS encoding ectoine synthase translates to MKVVKLADIIDTENHVKADNWESRRLLFKKDGMGYSLNDTIIKAGTETHIWYQNHLEAVYCIEGEGEVETLADNVVHPISKDTVYALDKHDEHLLRAKTDMRMICVFNPPLTGRETHDENGVYPIIEDDE, encoded by the coding sequence ATGAAAGTAGTAAAGCTAGCAGACATCATTGATACAGAAAATCACGTAAAAGCAGATAACTGGGAAAGCCGACGCCTATTATTTAAAAAGGATGGCATGGGTTATTCTCTAAACGATACAATTATCAAAGCAGGAACTGAAACACACATCTGGTACCAAAACCACCTTGAAGCTGTATACTGCATCGAAGGTGAAGGTGAAGTTGAAACATTAGCAGATAACGTTGTTCACCCTATTTCAAAAGATACAGTCTATGCACTCGATAAGCATGATGAGCACCTTCTTCGTGCAAAAACAGATATGCGCATGATTTGTGTGTTTAACCCACCTCTTACTGGTCGCGAAACACATGATGAAAATGGTGTATACCCAATCATTGAAGATGACGAGTAA
- a CDS encoding YfhD family protein: protein MSKKNNNQTQHAPRSIEPDGKDIEFSKELADHDDMEALARSEAADRRAKQK from the coding sequence ATGAGTAAAAAGAATAACAACCAAACTCAACATGCCCCTCGATCGATTGAACCTGATGGAAAAGACATTGAATTCTCGAAAGAATTAGCTGACCATGATGATATGGAGGCACTTGCACGGTCAGAAGCAGCAGATCGCCGCGCAAAACAGAAATGA
- a CDS encoding YfhE family protein: MANKKRRPNEERKTLSKAQEVRYQSDFKAADRAARR; the protein is encoded by the coding sequence TTGGCAAACAAAAAGCGTCGTCCAAATGAGGAAAGAAAAACATTAAGTAAAGCACAAGAAGTAAGATACCAGTCTGATTTCAAGGCTGCAGACCGAGCAGCGCGCAGATGA
- a CDS encoding PLDc N-terminal domain-containing protein: MFDIAFIFLFFILFAAGLFLLNIFTSIWAYRDAIQKGNSKEFALIVLFGTLFFPVIGLIIYLFIRNS, encoded by the coding sequence ATGTTTGATATCGCTTTTATCTTTTTATTTTTCATCTTATTCGCTGCCGGCTTATTTTTACTAAATATTTTTACTAGCATATGGGCTTATCGTGATGCCATCCAAAAAGGCAACAGCAAAGAGTTTGCGTTAATCGTTTTATTTGGTACGCTATTCTTCCCTGTCATTGGTCTTATCATCTATTTATTTATACGGAACAGTTAA
- the ectA gene encoding diaminobutyrate acetyltransferase codes for MNSDIATITPKTVDQLTFEKPSLEDGSAMWELVNNSTLDQNSAYKYIMMCEFFAETCVVAKENGKLVGFVTAFIPPERPDVVFVWQIGVDASQRGKGLASKILNELVAREACKDVRYLEATVTPSNVASQSLFRRLARDHNTECEVKECFAEELFPGEGHEAEDTFRIGPFNK; via the coding sequence ATGAATAGTGATATAGCAACAATCACTCCAAAAACTGTTGACCAATTAACATTTGAAAAGCCATCACTAGAAGACGGCTCTGCTATGTGGGAGCTAGTTAATAATTCTACTCTAGATCAAAATTCAGCCTACAAATACATTATGATGTGTGAGTTTTTCGCTGAAACATGTGTTGTAGCTAAAGAGAATGGCAAGTTAGTTGGGTTCGTTACTGCGTTTATACCTCCTGAACGTCCGGATGTCGTGTTTGTGTGGCAAATCGGAGTTGATGCTTCTCAACGAGGTAAAGGCTTAGCATCTAAGATCCTTAACGAACTAGTTGCACGCGAAGCTTGTAAGGATGTTCGTTATTTAGAAGCAACTGTTACCCCATCAAACGTCGCATCTCAATCGTTGTTCCGCCGCTTAGCTCGTGACCATAATACGGAGTGTGAAGTAAAAGAATGCTTCGCAGAAGAGTTATTCCCTGGTGAAGGTCATGAAGCTGAAGACACATTTCGAATTGGACCTTTTAATAAGTAA
- a CDS encoding YfhJ family protein: protein MNEQFDQLTKRLLEKNNQLSYEEARSWVEGMWEDFEATRAKAGREYRGKEMTEQIVLRWIENYGPHLHRYASQNKKFKHLKKDEES, encoded by the coding sequence ATGAATGAACAATTTGATCAACTAACGAAACGACTGCTTGAAAAAAATAATCAACTTTCATATGAAGAAGCAAGGTCTTGGGTTGAAGGCATGTGGGAGGATTTTGAAGCGACCAGAGCAAAAGCAGGTAGAGAATACCGCGGGAAAGAGATGACAGAACAAATCGTCTTGCGTTGGATCGAAAATTATGGACCACATTTGCATCGCTATGCGAGTCAAAATAAAAAATTCAAACACCTAAAAAAGGACGAGGAAAGCTAG
- a CDS encoding SDR family NAD(P)-dependent oxidoreductase, with protein sequence MELSLEGKAVLITGGSKGIGKGIAEAFVREDAKVGVIARSKEGLDQIKQELGTVEVFQADLMKREERTRAFESFMQTFGTIDILINNVGGSNGSTVAETDLSLFEEAMQLNYFSAVDFSQLAMPVMKQKQNGSIINISSIFGRESGGKPTYNSAKAAMISFTKSLADEAIKDGIRVNGVAPGSILHPTGNWQKRLDENPEKIESFVASEIPAGRFGTVEEVANVVVFLASEKASWVVGASLNVDGGQSNSNF encoded by the coding sequence ATGGAGTTAAGTTTAGAAGGGAAAGCGGTGCTGATTACAGGAGGTTCTAAAGGAATCGGCAAAGGGATTGCGGAAGCATTTGTGAGAGAAGATGCCAAGGTTGGCGTTATCGCTCGGTCTAAAGAAGGACTTGATCAGATTAAGCAGGAACTAGGGACTGTTGAAGTTTTTCAAGCAGACCTTATGAAGAGAGAAGAACGCACACGTGCATTCGAGTCGTTTATGCAAACGTTTGGAACGATTGATATTCTTATTAATAATGTTGGGGGTAGTAATGGGAGTACTGTAGCGGAGACTGACTTATCGTTGTTTGAAGAAGCGATGCAGCTGAACTACTTCTCTGCTGTCGATTTTAGCCAACTTGCAATGCCGGTGATGAAGCAGAAACAAAATGGAAGCATTATTAATATTTCTTCGATTTTCGGGCGAGAGTCTGGTGGAAAACCGACCTATAATAGCGCGAAAGCAGCAATGATTAGTTTTACGAAATCATTGGCTGATGAGGCAATTAAAGATGGTATCCGTGTCAATGGAGTGGCTCCAGGATCGATTTTACACCCAACAGGGAATTGGCAAAAGCGTTTAGATGAAAATCCTGAAAAAATCGAGTCGTTTGTCGCTAGTGAAATTCCAGCAGGGCGATTTGGGACGGTTGAGGAAGTGGCCAATGTCGTTGTGTTCCTAGCGTCAGAGAAGGCGTCATGGGTGGTTGGTGCAAGCCTTAATGTCGATGGTGGTCAGTCAAATTCGAACTTTTAA
- the ectB gene encoding diaminobutyrate--2-oxoglutarate transaminase, with protein sequence MNQNSLNVFEQLESEVRSYVRSFPTVFTKAQGHKMWDKDGKEYLDFFAGAGALNYGHNDPNMKQKLVDYITNDGITHSLDMASEAKGDFLEQFNEVILKPRGFDYKVMFPGPTGTNTVESALKLARKVTGRTNVISFTNGFHGMTIGALSVTGNSFKRKGAGIPLTNVSTMPYDDFGSDNLDTVEYLERFLENNGSGVDTPAAIILETVQGEGGINAARFEWIKKVESICKRFGILLIIDDVQAGVGRTGTFFSFEPAGIEPDIVCLSKSIGGYGLPLALTLIKPKYDMFAPGEHNGTFRGNNLAFVAATESLNYWKDDSFEKSIKAKAEKVTTFLENLVKKYPEIKGEIRGRGLMQGIASEVEGLSEKVAEESFKRGLIMETAGANDEVFKLFPPLTIDDESLEKGLAIIEESIKTLVKDKELVTS encoded by the coding sequence ATGAATCAGAATAGTTTGAATGTTTTTGAACAATTAGAATCAGAGGTACGTAGTTATGTTCGCAGTTTCCCAACTGTATTTACTAAGGCACAAGGACATAAAATGTGGGATAAAGACGGAAAAGAGTATCTTGACTTTTTCGCAGGTGCTGGTGCGTTAAACTATGGACACAATGACCCAAACATGAAACAAAAACTTGTTGACTATATTACAAATGATGGAATTACCCACAGCCTTGATATGGCTTCAGAAGCCAAAGGAGACTTCTTAGAACAATTCAATGAAGTGATTTTAAAACCTCGTGGTTTTGATTATAAAGTGATGTTCCCTGGACCAACAGGTACAAACACAGTTGAAAGTGCATTAAAACTAGCAAGAAAAGTAACTGGACGTACAAATGTCATCAGCTTCACAAATGGGTTCCATGGAATGACAATCGGTGCATTGTCTGTTACCGGTAACTCATTCAAACGAAAAGGAGCAGGTATCCCGCTAACCAATGTCTCAACTATGCCTTATGATGACTTTGGAAGTGATAACCTCGACACAGTGGAGTATCTCGAGCGCTTTTTAGAAAATAACGGAAGTGGTGTTGATACACCAGCAGCAATCATTCTCGAGACAGTCCAAGGTGAAGGCGGCATCAATGCAGCAAGGTTCGAGTGGATTAAGAAAGTTGAAAGCATTTGTAAACGTTTTGGCATCTTGCTAATTATTGATGATGTGCAAGCAGGTGTTGGGCGTACGGGCACATTCTTCAGCTTTGAACCAGCTGGAATTGAACCAGATATTGTATGTTTATCAAAATCAATTGGTGGATATGGTCTACCACTAGCATTAACGTTGATTAAGCCTAAATATGATATGTTTGCTCCTGGTGAGCATAACGGTACATTCCGTGGAAACAACCTTGCTTTCGTAGCAGCTACAGAGTCTCTCAACTACTGGAAAGATGACTCATTTGAGAAGAGCATCAAAGCAAAAGCTGAAAAGGTTACAACGTTCCTAGAAAACCTAGTAAAGAAATACCCTGAAATTAAAGGTGAAATTCGTGGTCGCGGACTCATGCAAGGGATTGCTAGTGAAGTTGAAGGCTTATCAGAAAAGGTTGCTGAGGAATCGTTCAAGCGCGGTTTAATTATGGAAACAGCAGGCGCGAACGACGAAGTATTTAAACTCTTCCCTCCTCTAACCATTGATGACGAATCTTTAGAGAAAGGCTTAGCGATTATTGAGGAAAGCATTAAGACCTTAGTAAAAGACAAAGAACTTGTAACATCTTAA